In Drosophila suzukii chromosome Y, CBGP_Dsuzu_IsoJpt1.0, whole genome shotgun sequence, the following proteins share a genomic window:
- the LOC139353727 gene encoding uncharacterized protein has product MQHSPKRSSRLRGGEATPTATRADQQPVSSGAENRPRVNITSAAAISSPATTVTTVASQPRSTAVTAAGSEPERETNLPLTSDLLKRIAALEEELKQVKALNSVSTANCAPIAVGPSADGANSGASGRPPSWSGSPLATSNGEASTNGVGPVPHSGVGASSAACTLPPSWSGPPLLTTSNHFVEPLCATSVAQTAHGFVLPGGSTHNVATASPFVGSYAPITPNESQRVYGPRKLPDLPVFGGQPEEWPIFNCAFVETTQAYNCTDLENNQRLLKALKDEARETVKSLLIHPGNVSAVMEQLRFRFGRPEQLIRSQLNSVREVPPISEQHLARIVPFATRVSNLTAFLQSAKAEQHLRNPTLMEELVAKLPTSKRVDWARHAASIEPFPTVAHFSVWLQEYANVVCTVLDVEGKEPRRRVLHASVDQNGCDQQDDRHGGCPICGGQHAATSCREFIGASPPGRWGMVRRHRLCFTCLRSGHTTRTCDVHGECQINGCRRLHHRLLHGADEERRWPAQRGGFRSHNGGNQQSAVSRRGPDRRSSPRGGYRDHEGSLQSAVPRNSLEIRAPQPAEAPVQRNLNCVDAEGGRLLFRILPVTLYGAGRQVDTYALLDEGSSVTMIDDELRRDLGVRGVHRQLNIQWFGGRASREPSNVVSLEISGAGKSTRHVLRNVYSVSSLSLPMQTLGRRDVQGVHKDARLPMKPYINVVPKLLIGLDHGHLGLPLRTRRFAREGPYAAATELGWVVFGPVSGQSTTPSPRSYLLAVSMDDTMEKMVEDYFDMESFGVKLAPQVAGSDDARAQRILEDTTVKVGRRYQTGLLWKDDYAVLPRSYEMAHRRLINVEKKLKRNGQLALEYDRIIKDYVSKGYARKLQQDEVAVTSDRLWYLPHFGVENPNKPGKVRLVFDAAAKVGGTSLNSALDKGPQHYKPLPAVLFHFREGAVGVCGDIKEMFHQVLIRPEDRCSQRFLWRDGNGDRDPDVYEMNVMTFGAACSPSAAHYVKTVNALKFRDSDPRAVKAIIDYHYVDDYVDSFATESEAISVSTRVKEIHAEAGFVEAALGPPGQVKSVGWGEAEQKILGMRWQVATDDFRFKVEYHRVPSSVLSGDRVPTKREYLSLLMSTFDPLGFLCCLMITAKLLLREIWRQKIQWDEPLPEEIGRAFAVWRREMDAVGQFRCPRHYFGHGAVRTVELHVFVDASQSAFAAVAYWRVTYEDDNVMVS; this is encoded by the coding sequence ATGCAGCATTCCCCGAAGAGGAGCTCGCGGCTGAGAGGAGGGGAAGCCACCCCTACAGCAACGCGAGCGGATCAGCAGCCAGTGAGTAGTGGAGCAGAAAACCGGCCGCGAGTGAACATAACCTCGGCGGCGGCCATTTCTAGCCCAGCCACTACGGTGACTACAGTAGCGTCCCAACCGAGGAGTACTGCTGTCACAGCTGCGGGATCAGAGCCAGAGCGGGAGACGAACCTGCCCCTCACGTCGGACCTTTTGAAAAGGATTGCGGCGTTGGAGGAGGAGCTAAAGCAGGTTAAAGCCCTGAACAGTGTGAGCACCGCCAATTGCGCGCCAATCGCAGTTGGCCCAAGCGCAGATGGCGCCAACAGTGGAGCGTCGGGGCGGCCGCCATCTTGGAGCGGATCGCCATTAGCCACATCTAACGGTGAGGCCTCAACTAACGGGGTCGGGCCGGTCCCACATAGCGGTGTCGGTGCGAGCAGTGCGGCCTGCACGCTGCCGCCATCTTGGAGTGGACCGCCATTGCTAACGACTAGCAATCATTTTGTGGAGCCACTGTGTGCTACAAGTGTTGCGCAGACAGCGCATGGATTCGTGCTACCGGGCGGGAGCACCCACAACGTGGCAACAGCATCGCCATTTGTTGGGTCCTACGCCCCGATAACGCCGAATGAATCCCAAAGAGTGTACGGGCCAAGGAAGCTTCCGGACCTGCCTGTATTTGGAGGGCAGCCCGAGGAGTGGCCGATCTTTAACTGTGCGTTTGTGGAGACGACCCAAGCATACAACTGCACAGACTTGGAGAACAACCAGAGGTTGTTGAAGGCGCTGAAGGATGAAGCACGAGAGACAGTGAAGTCGCTGCTGATTCACCCTGGGAACGTCAGCGCCGTGATGGAGCAGCTGCGATTTAGGTTCGGCCGACCGGAGCAGCTTATACGCAGCCAGCTGAACAGCGTGCGAGAGGTGCCGCCGATTTCGGAGCAGCACCTGGCGAGGATCGTTCCCTTCGCAACCCGAGTGAGTAACCTAACGGCCTTCTTGCAGTCAGCGAAGGCGGAGCAGCACCTGCGGAACCCAACGCTAATGGAGGAGCTTGTGGCAAAGCTTCCTACGAGCAAGCGAGTAGACTGGGCCAGGCACGCTGCATCGATCGAGCCCTTTCCCACTGTGGCGCACTTCAGCGTGTGGCTGCAGGAGTACGCAAACGTCGTGTGTACGGTTTTGGACGTCGAGGGAAAGGAGCCGAGGCGTCGAGTTCTACATGCGAGCGTCGACCAGAACGGATGCGATCAACAGGATGATCGGCATGGAGGTTGTCCAATTTGTGGAGGGCAACATGCTGCGACGAGCTGCAGGGAGTTCATTGGAGCTTCGCCACCGGGTAGGTGGGGCATGGTGAGGAGGCACCGGCTCTGCTTCACATGCTTACGGAGTGGACATACGACCAGAACCTGCGATGTACATGGCGAGTGCCAGATCAACGGATGCCGCAGATTGCATCACCGTCTGCTACATGGCGCGGACGAGGAGCGAAGATGGCCGGCGCAGCGAGGTGGCTTCAGGAGCCACAATGGAGGAAACCAGCAGTCAGCAGTTTCCAGACGCGGCCCGGACAGGAGGTCTTCGCCACGAGGTGGTTACAGGGACCACGAGGGGAGCCTACAGTCGGCTGTCCCCAGAAACAGCCTGGAGATAAGGGCCCCGCAGCCAGCGGAGGCGCCCGTGCAGAGGAACTTAAACTGCGTTGACGCCGAGGGAGGCCGACTTTTGTTCCGTATACTGCCAGTAACGCTGTACGGAGCTGGTCGCCAGGTGGATACATACGCGCTCTTGGATGAAGGATCCTCCGTCACGATGATCGATGACGAGCTACGGAGGGATCTGGGAGTGCGAGGCGTGCATCGACAGCTGAATATACAATGGTTTGGAGGAAGGGCCAGCAGAGAGCCCAGCAACGTGGTGAGCCTAGAGATAAGTGGAGCTGGGAAGTCCACTCGCCACGTTTTGAGGAACGTGTACTCCGTTTCGAGCCTGAGTCTGCCAATGCAGACGTTAGGTCGACGAGATGTCCAGGGCGTGCATAAGGATGCGCGTCTGCCGATGAAGCCCTACATCAACGTGGTGCCTAAGTTGCTCATCGGACTGGACCATGGACATTTGGGATTGCCACTTAGGACGAGGCGGTTTGCCAGAGAGGGACCGTATGCGGCCGCAACCGAGCTTGGATGGGTTGTGTTTGGGCCAGTAAGTGGGCAATCGACTACGCCGTCACCGAGGTCCTACCTTCTAGCCGTGTCAATGGATGATACGATGGAAAAGATGGTGGAGGACTACTTCGATATGGAAAGCTTTGGTGTGAAGCTCGCGCCGCAGGTCGCAGGCAGCGATGACGCGCGGGCACAAAGGATCCTCGAAGATACCACGGTGAAAGTGGGGCGTCGCTACCAGACGGGATTACTCTGGAAGGACGACTACGCTGTGCTGCCACGGAGCTATGAGATGGCGCACAGACGGCTGATCAATGTGGAGAAGAAGTTGAAGCGCAACGGGCAGTTGGCGCTGGAATACGATCGTATCATCAAGGATTACGTATCCAAAGGATATGCGAGGAAGCTGCAGCAGGATGAGGTCGCGGTGACGAGCGACCGGCTATGGTATTTGCCACATTTTGGTGTCGAAAACCCGAACAAGCCCGGTAAGGTCCGGCTTGTGTTCGATGCTGCAGCCAAGGTTGGAGGAACCTCGCTAAATTCGGCGCTGGACAAGGGGCCTCAGCATTACAAGCCCTTGCCAGCCGTGCTCTTCCACTTCAGGGAAGGAGCAGTCGGAGTCTGCGGTGACATCAAGGAGATGTTCCACCAAGTGCTGATCCGACCCGAGGATCGATGTTCCCAACGATTCCTTTGGAGAGATGGCAACGGCGATCGAGACCCGGATGTGTACGAGATGAACGTAATGACCTTTGGAGCAGCCTGCTCGCCGAGCGCTGCGCATTACGTAAAGACGGTGAATGCCCTGAAGTTTCGGGATTCGGACCCGAGGGCAGTCAAGGCCATCATCGACTACCACTACGTCGATGACTATGTGGACAGTTTCGCTACAGAGAGCGAAGCTATAAGTGTATCTACCCGAGTGAAGGAGATACATGCGGAGGCTGGATTCGTGGAAGCGGCGTTGGGACCACCCGGACAAGTCAAGAGCGTCGGATGGGGTGAGGCTGAGCAGAAGATCCTTGGAATGCGCTGGCAGGTAGCCACGGACGACTTCAGATTCAAGGTGGAGTATCACCGAGTGCCAAGTAGCGTTCTAAGTGGAGATCGAGTCCCTACAAAGAGGGAGTATTTGAGCCTGCTGATGTCAACGTTCGACCCATTGGGATTCCTGTGCTGCCTGATGATTACAGCGAAGCTGTTGTTGAGAGAGATCTGGAGGCAGAAGATCCAGTGGGACGAACCACTACCGGAGGAGATAGGCAGAGCCTTTGCGGTCTGGCGCAGGGAGATGGACGCCGTGGGACAGTTCCGATGCCCTCGTCACTATTTCGGGCATGGAGCAGTTCGGACCGTCGAGTTGCACGTGTTCGTGGATGCAAGTCAATCTGCATTCGCGGCGGTGGCCTATTGGAGGGTCACGTACGAGGATGACAACGTGATGGTTAGTTAA
- the LOC139353726 gene encoding uncharacterized protein translates to MSIPRLELQAAVLGTRLMNTVQEEHSVDISEKVLWTDSKTVLRWIGSTHRRYKQFVGNRVAEILESSKVSQWRWVPTADNAADDATRSQNKADLSPESRWLSGPAFLRQPASGWPAPEEGTKRVPDAPEEGTKRVPDAPEEGTKRVPDAPDEEEMPGEFALVAADEFAIPFQRFSSFSRLVRTTAWVLRFARWCRKQRSKIEEYGLTASECEAAENLLVRQAQLESFPDEMRSAECGKNIASSSEIRDLAPYVDEHGVLRVYGRVDAALCMPYSARRPVILSHRHSLTDLIVRHFHAQMKHQNVDATIAQIRTRFWVTKMRRVLKEVISSCNECKLQRTRPMPPIMGPLPEDRLEAGGWPFKYTGLDYFGPLLVTVSRHREKRWVALFTCMTTREIHLELAHDLSTDSCIIAIRNFVCRRGPVHRLRSDNGKNFVGADREAKRFGDVFETERIQSELSSRSIEWDFNCPSNPSEGGVWERMVQCVKRVLRHTLKEVAPRDHVLESFLIEAENVVNSRPLTHLPVDADQEAPLTPNDLLKGAANLPNTPGLDAELPKEGSTRKQWRIARMLRDRFWRRWVLEYLPTLVRREKWCRRTEPIRQGDMVFVCDPALPRREWRKGIVEEVYSGADGVVRRATVRVNDNGLSRTMLRPVSKLAVLDLSEAVLHGVGDVDGRTL, encoded by the coding sequence ATGTCGATCCCAAGGTTGGAGCTGCAGGCAGCGGTTCTTGGAACCAGACTGATGAACACTGTCCAGGAGGAGCACAGTGTGGACATCAGCGAGAAGGTGTTGTGGACGGACTCAAAAACGGTGCTGAGATGGATCGGCAGCACCCACCGCCGGTACAAGCAGTTTGTTGGCAACCGAGTGGCGGAGATTTTGGAGTCGTCGAAGGTTTCCCAGTGGAGGTGGGTACCTACAGCCGACAACGCAGCGGATGATGCGACGCGGTCGCAGAATAAGGCGGACCTTAGCCCGGAATCACGTTGGCTAAGTGGACCCGCATTTTTGAGGCAGCCAGCAAGCGGCTGGCCGGCGCCTGAGGAGGGAACTAAGCGTGTTCCAGATGCGCCTGAGGAGGGAACTAAGCGTGTTCCAGATGCGCCTGAGGAGGGAACTAAGCGTGTTCCAGATGCGCCTGATGAAGAGGAGATGCCCGGTGAGTTTGCATTGGTGGCCGCGGATGAATTTGCCATTCCGTTCCAGAGATTCTCGAGCTTCAGTCGCCTGGTGAGGACCACAGCATGGGTCTTGAGGTTTGCGCGTTGGTGTCGCAAGCAGAGAAGCAAGATCGAGGAGTACGGACTCACTGCATCGGAGTGTGAGGCCGCGGAGAACCTGTTAGTCAGACAGGCCCAGTTGGAGTCGTTCCCCGACGAGATGAGGTCGGCGGAATGCGGAAAGAACATCGCCAGCTCGAGTGAGATTCGAGATCTGGCGCCTTACGTGGATGAACACGGAGTTCTGCGAGTTTATGGCAGAGTTGATGCCGCGCTGTGCATGCCGTACAGTGCGAGGAGGCCCGTAATACTGTCACACAGGCACAGTCTTACGGATTTGATTGTGAGGCACTTTCATGCCCAGATGAAGCATCAAAACGTGGATGCGACGATTGCTCAGATTCGGACGAGATTCTGGGTCACGAAGATGAGACGAGTGCTGAAGGAAGTAATCTCGTCGTGCAACGAGTGCAAGTTGCAGCGAACGCGGCCGATGCCGCCGATAATGGGACCCCTACCAGAGGATCGACTGGAAGCGGGAGGATGGCCATTCAAGTACACCGGATTGGACTACTTTGGGCCACTGCTGGTGACTGTATCCCGTCACAGAGAGAAGCGTTGGGTCGCCTTGTTCACATGCATGACGACAAGGGAGATTCATCTGGAGCTGGCGCATGACCTGTCGACGGATTCCTGCATAATAGCGATCAGGAACTTCGTCTGCCGTAGAGGACCAGTACATAGACTGCGGAGTGATAACGGCAAGAACTTCGTGGGAGCTGACAGGGAGGCCAAGCGATTTGGAGACGTGTTCGAGACGGAGAGGATACAGAGTGAGTTGTCCAGCAGAAGCATTGAATGGGATTTCAATTGCCCATCGAACCCGTCTGAGGGCGGAGTATGGGAGCGGATGGTGCAGTGCGTCAAACGAGTGCTGCGCCATACCCTGAAGGAAGTTGCGCCGAGGGATCATGTGTTGGAGAGTTTCCTGATCGAGGCGGAGAATGTAGTCAACTCGCGTCCGCTCACCCACTTGCCGGTGGATGCGGACCAAGAGGCGCCGTTGACGCCAAATGATCTGCTCAAGGGAGCAGCTAACCTGCCGAATACGCCTGGATTGGATGCGGAGCTGCCCAAGGAGGGTTCTACGCGAAAGCAGTGGAGGATTGCTCGCATGCTGCGAGACCGTTTCTGGAGGAGGTGGGTCCTGGAGTACCTGCCTACGCTTGTGCGCCGCGAGAAGTGGTGCCGGAGAACGGAGCCCATCCGCCAGGGCGATATGGTCTTCGTCTGCGATCCTGCCTTGCCCAGACGAGAGTGGCGCAAGGGAATCGTGGAGGAGGTCTACAGCGGAGCTGATGGAGTCGTCAGACGCGCTACTGTGCGCGTGAACGACAATGGCCTATCTCGGACAATGTTGCGGCCCGTCTCAAAACTTGCAGTTTTGGACTTGAGTGAAGCGGTTCTTCACGGGGTCGGGGATGTCGACGGTCGAACATTGTAA